The region TTGAACTCTTCTACAAGCTGATCCCTGCGAACCGCCCACCAATGGTCGTCGCTCCACCATTAGTCGATCGTTGACAAGCTCTTCTACTCATAGCACCACAAAGCTTCTCCATGAGATTTTCTCTAACCGCTAGGCGTTAAGCTTAGTCATGTCTTCCGCCCACCGAGCGTCTGCGTTCGGGAGTGGGGTGGGAAGGGTTAGTCCTCagacacggaaaacgtagtaatagattagtatataattaattaattattaattattaaaaattaaaatatattatatgatttttaaaacaacttttctatagaaattttttacaaaaaatataccgtttagcagttcagaaaaCGTGCACGTAAAAACAAGGGGGTTTAGATAACTTTAGCCCCGGGACGAACGTGGCCAAAGGCTAACTGTGGTTGCAAACATTGTCTATCACATTACTCCATCCTTTccaccaacaaaaaaaattacaaacatCACTTCccataaaccaaacaaattactcAAACCCTCTCATTTCAAAATCTATAGGATTAACCCATAACTAAACAAATAGCTAGAGAATTTCTAAAACCGCCCCTAGTCGCAAGAGCCAGATCGGGGAGAGGCGACTTGcttggccggccggccgactGGCCGCGTACGCCGCGGTGGCTAAATCATATCGGACGTCGTGTCGTAGGGTTCGGTTGGTTGCGTCGGAGCGACTCGATGGTTGGGAACGTGGTTGATGCTTGCCGCCGCACGCATCCCCAGCGGCGGTGTACCGGTAACCGGTTTACAACGACCGACCAATGGCACGACGCGTTTTGACCTGCGAGAGTGTGTACTTGTGTGGCGCAGGTGGGTCTTGTCCTCATCCTCAGGTGACCTTGGCCGGTTTAACCGTTTACGTTGGTTCATGATGGGGACCGGGTACCtgctttttttgtgtgtgtgtgtgcgccaAAGTGAAGTGTTGGATTTTGCGATTGTATCTGACTTCCGGAATGGAATTGGGCTGGAATTCAGGGCGAAGAACTCGATTTTGAGCAACCTGGCACGGCCTGTATATTGTGTATAGGATATTAGGATGTAGTCCATTGTTCTGACCAGTGTGAAGCCCGGTTATCCTCTCaaaaacatgtgaagcccAATTGCTGCAGAAACGAGAAAAGGATGGTAGACGGGCTGTGTTCGGCAAGAGGCGATGGGAAAGTTTTCCCTGGCATACAGAACATAGAGACGAATTAACGcatgataaataaaattctctaTTAGCTAAAAAACTTGGGAAATAGATTAACGTAATTTTTAACATGCCTTTATTATAGAATTTAAAAcacatcatttagcagttttaAAAGCATGTATGTAAAAAGAGGAGAGGGTAAGACTTGGAAAGATGGGGAGTTGAACTCACCCTAAGAATTGGTAAGAGTGAATACAATAAGGTAATATATAAGGGCCATAAGAATTGATAGGTTAGATTTGTGCTTACGTGGAGAAAAGAGTAGACGAGAGGAATGAAaaacgagacacgaatttatagctagctataacaCTGACTCCAATGAGTCATGAGTTATGGGTGAGAGAGGGGTCGGTCGTGCATTAATGTTCTACTATGACTTGACAATTACATTAGCTTATACATGATGTGCCAATTTTTAACGATAGTAGACCACGCTATTGACAGTTActactaaggccttgttcTGCAAAGCCCATCTACAACGCATCTTGTTTGATGGGCTGTAACGTTACTTCAAATTTCAGGCCCGTTTTGAGATGGGCCTATTGTGTCGATCTTAGACTGGCCTTGCACGGCCCACTAATACCACAACCATACATAAGCATGCCGCTGCCGCTCGCGGAGATGGAGTCCGACGGAAGACGCGGCGCCGTCGATCTCCTATCCCCCTGCCGCCGTAGCCGAGATGAAGGCAACGGTTTGTACGATAGTCTACTGTCTCCTATTGCTGCGGATCGGAGGATTCCCGAGATGGACAGAGGCGGTGGCACGGCCGGAACCGGAAGGGAAGTGAGCGAGGAAGAAGCAAGGGTGGAATTCGACATCGCCGCCGATCTCGTGGTACGGAGAGTGACAGCGACGAGCCCTCCTCCTGTGATTCCGATGATTCCGGGGACAGGAAGTGCATGCAGGAAGAGATGAAGAAGTCACAAGGGTTTGAAGGAAAGTGAGAGATCatcgaggaagaagaggaactGAGGAAGAGAGATggatcgaggaggaggaggagcaagcGAACGTGAGCGGCCATTGGCAAGGTCGGCGACGAGACCACCAAGGAGGAGGCCCGGTCCAAGGAGACGATAGTCAAATGCGTGGAAGGAGCCAGAGCCGGAGCCCGGGAGGACGATGCGGGAGAGCAAGGTCAGTGACGACCTCAGGCGCCTCGCCGACTCTGACCACGATCCGTCGTCTCCGTTCGCTGATATGTAACCCTGATCATTGCGTTTCTCTTTCTTTAGGTCGATTTGATCTTATTCTTGATGCTGATCAGTTTTTGAATGGATCGACACTGCTTAGTAGTTAGTTCATCAGCAAATTTTTGGTCGTCCAAAGATATGTCATTTCAAGCTGACGCATCCAAAGTCCTGCCAAACGAACGATTTGACCCTTGTTCTTGATCGGAATCTATCGACATTATCCGGTTCAATCGATCATTACAAGAAGATTTGGGCAAAGAAAATCAGGAATCGTTCTGGGAACGCATGTTTGCGAGTTAGTTGCGTGCAAGCCCTCGtgttttacttatgcttatgattatagactaaaatttaaattttaaaattaattttaaattagattttaggatttttttattgtagtttattttactgtatttgtttttagaacggcaagaacatgtatataaaagttttatgcacaaattattttctaattacaaatatattattttacttatgcttactACAAGTGAAACGAGGAGGTTAGTATACTCCTATACATTTTGATCAGTATTGATATCTTCCATGTGGAACAACTACAGAACAAATGGCACAAGCGCAAAGATTAAGGGAAAATGAGCAATTATCCCTTGAACCTGATAGTTTAATTAGTAACCATCAATAGATATAACATGTTCCCTCCATGATATTATCTGCCAAACAAGTGATATAGATATTATCTGCCAAATAAGAGTAATACTAACATGgttttatagaaattatatGCCAAAGTGTTTTTGGCCTATGATCTTAAATTCAAGGGGCGACTTaagtgcattttactggtagtagatTTTATTCacaccgttgatctatttttatcggatactgtgattaaattatactgcTAACAATATTaggtagaaatttgaaggggtaatattatcctttttattgtgatctttattgtcaaaaaacaaaattacaaaatactactactcaattaattaacaaaatacaaaaatatcatttttaatcaatggttgagattagttctactggtagtataatactgaCAATAAAATGCACCGAAGAGTTGCCCTAAATTCAAATGAGCTAAATGGGCTTTTATTTGTGTGAGTTTCTCTTTCATTTTAGAAAACTATGAAtagttttaacaaaaaaaataagataacaacaaaaagtatAACTGAGGGGATATCCGCTATATCTTTGTCATATTTAACtgaaataaagtaaaaaaaatcacgtgTTAACAAAATAGAATGGATAACTGAAGTAATGTTTGTTGTACCTTTTTCTCATCATAGGGTTTTAAAATCTTTGTGGACAAATGAAATGAACAAATTttttaggatgtgtttggttctagGGATAAGATATGTTAAGATAGAGCCAACCCATCTCTATtcctgtttggttggtggatgaGTGGGATGGATTGGACACAGGAGAGgaaggtccaacccatcccaccaaaaCGGTGGGGACAGATCTGTTCTAGAACAACCACGACACACAGAGAGGGTATCCATTTTATctatcaaatttatttaaaatatactatttatataaatatacatccaATTACTTTAAgctattcatatattaatcctagtatttaatattttattttggatatgagaggTAATCTTTATCATATCTcatcccttcaaccaaacaagaaaacaaaaagtgCATAGGAACGCggaccacctctcactttttaaaaaagacaacTTTTGCATATCTCTAAACTCCAActtacaaaaatacaatgccaaaacttttgtcaccAAAACTTTGCCATTTGTCATTCCAAATACCTCTAAACAGtgccatatttataaacggaGGGACTATAAAAAGTTATCCATATTATACCTTTTATGCAATAGAAAAGAGACTCATGGAGGGAAAGCTTCTTAGTTCTTACTACTGCACTAGCAGCGCACGCGTGTATAGTATGGTTTCACAACTTTTAACCGTAATTCATAGCTGAACGCCAACCTAAGTTTCGTTGACCTCCTCTGACCCAGGCGGGTTCTACAGGGGGGTCGATTTTGGTCTCGAAGGACTCCTACCTCTAAATCTGGTCCAAATCCACTCGGCAGGCTTGGCTTGAactatttatatgtatttttatagcttTAGACTTAAAATGTTGATTTGTAATGTTAtgatgtattatttatatgttgtcccgctttaagcaaatttttcatatgtatGTTGAGTTTGTggtgttatcaaattttggaaCGTGGAGTAGAATCACccaacaaaaaatttatggaACCACCATTGCTATGACCTAACAAATTCCCTCTACCTTATACGAGATCTTAGCGCCAATATTCAAGGTGCCAACACGTTGTAGTTCAGTATTGTCGAGGTTGTGTTAATAAAACCGTTTAtcttaattagtttttggtatggtctatttttaaaatacgtTTTCTTAAAAGATCCATTTGGAAAAAGTTCGGGCTACAAATTATTTAGGCGTTTtccgtttaaaaaaattatttaggcgTTTTTACACTCTTATCTGAACATATGGATTTTGCTTCCCATGACCAAGATGTCGTGCCAATATGATAGTCCCATCAAGGACAGATACTTACTGTTTCAATAATCTAGTCTGATGTGGGAAGAGTGGGATCATTAAGAAAGTGGGTGCATGCTGTCGAGCTAGTGGGATGTGTCCTTGCAAGTTGAAAGGGTAATTGAGCTCACGTTAGctcagtaaaaaaatttcatttatctTTGCCTTGATCCCTTGAAGGCCGTGATCGTCTGATCGAGCCCGAGCATGTGATGTAATTGTCTGCACGTTGCCGCATTACTGCACAAATGGACTGGGCGTGcttattttttaccttaagTCGATCTCTTcgacataaatatttttctttgattgttAAGATGATATCAGTATCAGTCAAAAGCCATGAAACATCGAGCTAGGCTCTGGATTGTAGAAAGATATAAATCATTTCACTCGGAGAAAAACCAAAGTGCAAGTTATTCACACAATCATGTTGGGGCTTTTGGCGTTTGTTCACTCGATAGCAATAAGTTGCCTTTCTGGtccatcaaaaaaaaaaaagttgcctTTCTGAGCCCACACTCTGACAGGCATGATGCTGTGATGAGcatgtattttgtttgtttggaatGAGCATGCCCGTGTGTTTTGTCCTCTCAAAcacttcaaatttatttatttatttgctgAATGCAGTTTAGCCGTTTCTCAAAGCCACTGAAGACACATTTTGGTTTGACCTATCATATATTCAGACACAACTTGCTCATGCTGTACTGGTTTGGTGAAATTCCTCAAAACACATTACGAATTCTGAATTTGCCCCTGCTTTGTTAGGTTAGCTGAAGGAAGGTTTGCAGAATTACAGAGCCTGCTTTGTTAGGTTTTGGTTGTTCATCACTTCATCCATAGCTCTGGTAGGTCGTAAATTAAGCTCGCACCTGTTGGCTTCGTTGGCTGCCTACCGTACCGGCGCATGATTGTGCATTGTATACGCTTATCCCGTGTGGCACACTCATTTGGACACCCGGGACCCAAGTTCAGCTGTCACTTTGGTCCATAGCCTGTTGCTTCTGCTGGTACCTGTGGTACGTGAACCAGGCCAGTTGTGTTGTTGAAAGTGCCTACCATTACAGTGGCATTATCAGTCCATGATCAGGCATTCAAAACAGCAATCTGTCATCTGCCGGCACGTACGTACGGCAGCGATGGAGTAGTGAGGATTTGCAAGGAGACGTCCGTGTCGGTGTCGATCTTTGCTCTCTTCATCGCATCAGCATTCATTCGTGCGATGGATTATGGAACGCGCGCCGTTGCATTCATTTGATGCGTCGTGGTCGATCGATGGTGCCCTTGCCGTCTTGCTACGCAACGGTACGTACGGTGGCGgtgggcggtggcgcggccaaCCGTAGTGCGCGGCGCGAGGTAGCTGCCATGGTGGCGACATGAACCCCGTAGTCCTGTAGCATGCAGACGAGAACGCGCCAACGCCCAGTTGGTGGCCGGCCGGTTGCTAGCTAGGAAAAAGCTACCGCCGCTGCCTTGCTGGTGAGCCGGCCGGTCTCCGGCTCCTCCGTACCGgccgtggcgccgccggccgctgggCCCCGTACGTCAGGCCGGCACGTCACGGTACGGGAGCAAGTTGGTCATGGTCGCCACCTACCACCTGCAAGATTCTCACTGCGCGCggtaaagaaaaagagagagagagcaaatgATCACCGCACCGCCAGATCGCGACGCCGTGCAGAGTTGCAGATCGCAGCGGGCAGAGTGGAGTAAGTTTCAGCGCCGCAGTTATTACCCACCACGCTGGctatcgcctccgcctcgggaTGCCCGTACGCCtgtggccaccaccaccaccaccacaccaccGCGATTCATTTCGGTATTAAACGCCCACCACGCCGCGGGGGCGGACGGACAGCAGCACGGCCAGACCACGCCGTGTcgcgggggcgcgcgctgtTGCACCCGCCATTTCTAATACCCatcccggccgccgctcgggCCGACGCTGCGCCGTGCattgcggtggtggtggcggtggagacggcGATTGATCTGCTCGGTGGAGGAGATGCGGGTAGGTGCCGGTGAGGTCGGCGGAGGTGGACGGGAGAGGATGGTGGTGAGGAGggggtggaggagggaggaggcggaggggggaggcgccggcggcgggtgctCGGCGAGCTCGACCAGCCGTGGTTCGTCCCTCTGCGACTCGGTTAGTGATCCCTTCATTGCTCCTGCGTTGCTCTCTGGAGCGCCCTTCCGATTGCATTTCCTAATCCTCTTCTCCCATGTCGCGGTAAAAATGAGGAACTTTTGGGCACCCGAGGCGACAAAAGATGCCATTTTTGCGGAAATTTTAGGTGATTGGTTTTAAGTGATTAGAATGTGACGTTCGTTTCATGATGCCAATGCAAGAAACATGAGACAACAAATCAGATACTGTAGTGTAGGTGTACAGCCGAGGAAACCAATGGAGACAAACAAAAAGGTGGTCTTGGCAAATATTGGACGCTTGCACGGAAAGGGGATTGAGCTTTTcgatagcaaaaaaaaaatatgattttttcggGAATTCTTTTCTCACTTCAGTTATAGATTGTTGCTTTTCAAACTGTGACTTCACTTCACTAGTTCATTGTTCATACAGTAGGTTCCTGTTGCTTTTGTCCAAAACAATTTCTGGACAGTTTTTCTAAGACAATTGTTGGTGCAGCCTTTGCCCAGCTTTGTGCGGCAACGTGGTGGGCCGGGTTCAGATCTAGAGCTCGATGGGTTGCGCACTTCCTCCTCCAATGGTGAGTGCAATGTGGCGGCACACAGCTCAGTGCTTGTACTCTTACTGTTGTTGCTTGTGAATGCTCTCGCTGTGCACACCTTTACAGCCCATAAAAGTTGAGGGGCTTTCGTGTTCTTCAGCTTCCTCAGGGTCACATGAGGAGGATCACGGGCCAGTAGGGCGGGCAGTGAAGGAAGAGGGGTGGATACAAGTCCAGGGACCGATCAAGAATCCAGCTCACCGTTCTGCCGGAGGTAACGTTCATGAACTTGGTGATGGTGTAGGCAGGATTTTCATGTGTGTCATTCTCTCATGCCTGCATGGTGTTTGATAGAATGCCAAGACCAGCGGTATCGGCTGGGGTCTGTTCTTTTCCATGGTAAGAATGAGCGGAAGCAGCACCCGGCGTCTATTGATTTTGGTTGCCCCAGTGTTGATAGATCCTCCACACATTCTCCGGGTTTCTTGGTCAGCGGTGCCGGTGTGATGAACAAGGGATTGAGTGAATCGTCGCAAAATAAATTAGGTGCGCCGGCCAGCCCAGGAACACCAAGCCACAATCGTCAGGGTGCAACAGTTGTTGGGCTTCAGCAGGGTTGGAATTCTGAAAAAGTAGCCCTGTCTTCAAACGGGCAAAGAAGGCACTCAGGCAACAGCATGGTGCCACCTCATAATACTGGGAGAACGTTGCCCTCAAAATGGGAGGATGCAGAGAGGTGGATCTTCAGTCCAAATCCAAGCAATGCACTTGGGAGGACCTCAATCCCACAGTCGCGACGACCTAAGGCCAAAAGTGGACCTCTTGGACCTCCTGGCAGATTTGGTGAGCCATACTCATCCGCTTCATCATCGTCATCTTTGCTTGACACCGGGAGAGTAGGAAACCTCACAGCGAACTCACCTTTCTTGTCTGGGGTTTTGCTACCTGAACATGTTTGTGGATCCAGTAGCCATGCTGGAAGGGGTCTAAGTGACGTATCTGGTGAGGACAGCAGCAATGGCTTGGGAATCAGGTCTGGTGGAGCAAATGGTGCACATCCTGCTGTGTGGTCTACCGGAGTTTGCCAAAAATTGGATAGTGCAGTTCAGTTATCTCAGTCATTGCCTTCTTCCCAAGAATCAACTCAAGGTATCTTTGTTAAGTACCATTTTTACCCGTACTTTGTGTGCTTATTAGTTAGTGTTGGAGTACTAATGCCAAATGGAAGAGTAGAAAACAATGTTTCTTGATTACGTTGTTTGTTtgctaaataaagtaaatgttGAAGAGTTCGAGTTAactatacaaaatattaattagacttGGTAGGATAGCTATTAATTAGACTATTAGCATGTTGGTAGCCAACTTGATAGGGTAGCTATTAATTAGACTACACTCACAGGTAAATCTTTCACCTTATGCAGATAATGctcaaaatttagaaactagtAGCTATTATTCAGAAACATTTTCATGTTTGCAGCTTGCACAGATGAACAGAGAGAAATCACAACAGACTTGACCACCAGCAGTAAACCTGCAATTTTGAGAAAAGATGTGGCAACACAGACCAGCCCTGAGCGCAGCAGGTCCTCTTCTCCTAGCGGGAGGCCTTCATTTTCCCGCTCGCTATCAGCACAGCAAGTCAAGGAGTTGGAGAGCTGTTTCTCTAAGCTTGAAATAAGGGATGTGCAGATGGATGATAGGGTGACTCTGACCAGGTGGTCCAAGAAACATGTCACACGAGGCTCTGAGAATTCTACAAACATTATAGAGTGGAAGAAAAGGACAGTGGAATCTAAATCTTCTGCCTGGGAAGTAACAGAAACTGCGAAGTGTATATCAAAGTAAGGGCTTGCTATTTCTGTTGATCCTTGCAGATAGAAGTATTTTGCCTGACCTTTTTTCAGGCATACAATTAGTTTCTGCATATCACTATACCAGTACTAGACTATCTAGCTAAATTATACTTATAGAACACTACGCATAACTAATAAATGACTGAAATTGCCAAGAGGGTTTTCTAAATAAGCTAAATATTAAAGAAAGAAGAATGTGCAGGGGTAATGCACTTATCTGTTCTACAGCGTTTATCTTAGTCATTGTCGATAACTCAATGAtagttttgaattttctatTACATCTAAGACCATCTCATTTTTGAAGTTTGAGATGAAGTATACCTTTTGCATTGGTTTCAAGTGTTCAACTACCATGCTACTCATCACTTCATCAGCTCTATTTGAGAACTGTATAATTTGGAAGTTTGGAATTGACCCTGCCTTATCTAAGTCAATCATCTAATATAAGAGTTTGAGCTGCAATAATTTACTATGCTTTATCAAAACTCTCCATTGCTTCTAAGGATTGAGGGAGAGGAAGCAAAGATGACTGCATGGGAGAATTTGCAGAAGGCAAAAGCAGAGGCAGCAATTCAAAAGCTCGTGGTGTGTTGTTTCTTCTCTCTGGCTCTTCTAATTCAGTTTCTTCCTCTCCTGCATGTATCTAACTTTTTTTCCTGATTTTAGTGCTAATTGGTGAACCTACATTTGCTATGTACAGATACTTTCTTCTTTGCCGCTCAGAATTGTGTCATCCATTCGATTCATACATTCTGTTATGATTTTTTCAGATGAAACTCGAAAAGAAACGATCATACTCGCTGGAGAGGATTTTCAATACCCTCAGGTCTGCTCATAGGAAAACACATGTGATACGCAGCACAACCACCACAAACCTTGATCAGCACATCTCCAGGACTGTGAAAAGGCCATCACACCTAAGCAAGAATGGCCAGATGAGTTCGCTAAGTGGTTGCTTCACTTGCCATGCATTCTAGTTCGGTTTTATTATACATTCAAGTAAGACCGacttccatttttttcaatattaacAAGAAGCTTAATAACTTCTGTAGTTACATTTTTATACCGCCATGTGCTTTACTTTTTGTTTGGAAGTAAACACTATGTGCTTAGTTAACTCTCATTGGATCGACTTTTTTTTCAGACGGTGTTGTCACTTTCGAGGTGAAAACTAGAGGGGAGAAATAGAGGCTTTTTAGTATAGATTACAGATAAGCCCTAGCAGGGGAAACCGAGGCTCTCAACTTATATATCCAGTGGTCACACAGGAGTTATTCTGCCCGGGAACGAAAGGAAATTGACGCAGAGGACAGGAATCAGATGTTACTACACACTTTGTGAAGTATATGATCTATTTTGTATCATCACATGTAATAATAAATCTCTGTTCATACTCTTCCAGGCGCAGTGATGATatcataaaaactaaaaaagttaattcCATATCAAGTCCTTTTTtacggtattttttttatccactcTAGAACGCGCTGTCCGCTTGTGGTTCAAAACTTGAACCAGAATACTGTAGAAGGGTACCATGATCGGCTACGTTTTTTAGAGTACATATTATTCCCTGTTTTTTCTCAACTTCTGTGCGCACGCTTTGTGCTAAACGATGCGTTTTTAAcaagtttctatatatataaccctATCATCTCACCTTtctaaaatagactttttattttctattagttaaattcatcattttca is a window of Oryza brachyantha chromosome 8, ObraRS2, whole genome shotgun sequence DNA encoding:
- the LOC102719792 gene encoding uncharacterized protein LOC102719792 isoform X2, with the protein product MRVGAGEVGGGGRERMVVRRGWRREEAEGGGAGGGCSASSTSRGSSLCDSPLPSFVRQRGGPGSDLELDGLRTSSSNASSGSHEEDHGPVGRAVKEEGWIQVQGPIKNPAHRSAGECQDQRYRLGSVLFHGKNERKQHPASIDFGCPSVDRSSTHSPGFLVSGAGVMNKGLSESSQNKLGAPASPGTPSHNRQGATVVGLQQGWNSEKVALSSNGQRRHSGNSMVPPHNTGRTLPSKWEDAERWIFSPNPSNALGRTSIPQSRRPKAKSGPLGPPGRFGEPYSSASSSSSLLDTGRVGNLTANSPFLSGVLLPEHVCGSSSHAGRGLSDVSGEDSSNGLGIRSGGANGAHPAVWSTGVCQKLDSAVQLSQSLPSSQESTQACTDEQREITTDLTTSSKPAILRKDVATQTSPERSRSSSPSGRPSFSRSLSAQQVKELESCFSKLEIRDVQMDDRVTLTRWSKKHVTRGSENSTNIIEWKKRTVESKSSAWEVTETAKCISKIEGEEAKMTAWENLQKAKAEAAIQKLMKLEKKRSYSLERIFNTLRSAHRKTHVIRSTTTTNLDQHISRTVKRPSHLSKNGQMSSLSGCFTCHAF
- the LOC102719792 gene encoding uncharacterized protein LOC102719792 isoform X1 → MRVGAGEVGGGGRERMVVRRGWRREEAEGGGAGGGCSASSTSRGSSLCDSPLPSFVRQRGGPGSDLELDGLRTSSSNASSGSHEEDHGPVGRAVKEEGWIQVQGPIKNPAHRSAGECQDQRYRLGSVLFHGKNERKQHPASIDFGCPSVDRSSTHSPGFLVSGAGVMNKGLSESSQNKLGAPASPGTPSHNRQGATVVGLQQGWNSEKVALSSNGQRRHSGNSMVPPHNTGRTLPSKWEDAERWIFSPNPSNALGRTSIPQSRRPKAKSGPLGPPGRFGEPYSSASSSSSLLDTGRVGNLTANSPFLSGVLLPEHVCGSSSHAGRGLSDVSGEDSSNGLGIRSGGANGAHPAVWSTGVCQKLDSAVQLSQSLPSSQESTQACTDEQREITTDLTTSSKPAILRKDVATQTSPERSRSSSPSGRPSFSRSLSAQQVKELESCFSKLEIRDVQMDDRVTLTRWSKKHVTRGSENSTNIIEWKKRTVESKSSAWEVTETAKCISKIEGEEAKMTAWENLQKAKAEAAIQKLVMKLEKKRSYSLERIFNTLRSAHRKTHVIRSTTTTNLDQHISRTVKRPSHLSKNGQMSSLSGCFTCHAF